Proteins co-encoded in one Cygnus olor isolate bCygOlo1 chromosome 6, bCygOlo1.pri.v2, whole genome shotgun sequence genomic window:
- the NDUFB3 gene encoding NADH dehydrogenase [ubiquinone] 1 beta subcomplex subunit 3 — protein MAHGSERVHGQTELPDYRQWKVEGTPLEDVQKRLAKRGLRDPWARNEVWRYMGGYAKPVTLMEIFTRGLKWGFAAFVVALGIEYTLFPPKKNGGHH, from the exons ATGGCGCATGGAAGTGAACGTGTCCATGGCCAAACAGAACTCCCCGACTACAGGCAGTGGAAGGTGGAGGGTACTCCACTAGAGGATGTCCAGAAAAGGCTGGCTAAACGTGGTCTTAGGGATCCATGGGCTCG tAATGAAGTCTGGAGGTATATGGGTGGCTATGCAAAACCTGTCACCTTAATGGAAATCTTTACTAGAGGACTCAAGTGGGGATTTGCAGCTTTCGTGGTTGCTCTTGGCATTGAGTATACACTGTTTCCCCCAAAGAAGAATGGAGGCCATCACTAA